ACGAGGAAATCCTCTGGCAGGGCCGCCCCTCCACCTGGGCCATCCTCCGCGATGCGCTGAGCCTGAAATGGGTCGTGGCCTATTTCGCCTTCCTCACCGGCTGGCGATTTGTCAGCGTGATCGACCTGATGCCGCTGGGCCAGGCCATCGGTGCGTCGATACCCTTCGTGATCCTCGGCGGGATCGTGGTGGCGCTTCTCTGGCTGGTGGCCTTCGTGCAGGCGCGGGCCACGGTCTACACCGTGACCAACCGCCGCGTTGCCATGCGGGTGGGCGCGGCCCTTACCGTGACACTGAACCTGCCCTACACACAAATCGCCAATGCGATGCTGGACCTGCGCCGTGATGGCACCGGAACCATCGCGTTCGAGACGCTGGGCGAGACGCAGCTCAGCTATCTGACCCTCTGGCCCCATATCCGCCCCT
The nucleotide sequence above comes from Thalassococcus sp. S3. Encoded proteins:
- the puhB gene encoding photosynthetic complex putative assembly protein PuhB, producing MSHDDFAVEPVKGLPEVPPENEEILWQGRPSTWAILRDALSLKWVVAYFAFLTGWRFVSVIDLMPLGQAIGASIPFVILGGIVVALLWLVAFVQARATVYTVTNRRVAMRVGAALTVTLNLPYTQIANAMLDLRRDGTGTIAFETLGETQLSYLTLWPHIRPWRMNPTQPALRGIPEAERIAALISDAAEARVSTPQVERKAPSGAAVAAE